In the genome of Deltaproteobacteria bacterium, the window CGGTTAAAGCCCGTGCCGATGACCTCACCGTCCCGGACGATCACAGTCCCCACCGGAACCTCACCGCATGCGTAAGCGTTCTGCGCTTCCTGTAGCGCCAAACGCATGAACGCTATGTCTTGCGCAGCCTGTTCACGCAGTGGGTCATCTTGCGCGGCTGACTCTGAATCCTTCAACATGGAACCTGAACGCGGGACAAAGTTTGCTTAGGGATGCATGTACTCGATCGGCGGCGGTTCGATATCGGTGACCACCTCGGTCACTCCGGGAACGGCCTTGGCAATGCGGACGATTTCTTTTTCCAACTCCGCGTCGGCGAGAATGCCGGTAATGCTCACCCGCCCTTCGTCGCTGCGCACGTTGAGCACGATGTTGCGGGTTTTCGCCGAAGTCACAAGCGCGGCTTGGACGCGGGCGCTGACGGTCAGCTCGCGAAAGGCTTTTTCGCTGATCGGAGTCGATTGGAACTCCGCCCTTTTGGTTGCCGTAATGATCATGTCGACCGCCATGTCGACGCTCACGCGCGTGGTGTTGATGACGAGATCGTAACCCTGGGGGTCGAGCCAATCGACGCTAAAAAGCGATCGCAACCGGCGGCTGCGCACGCGATCGAGATCTTTCAAATATTGACGCGCCCGCTCGGCATCCATCCCTTGGCGCTTGTTGACCTGGTCGATGCGAAAATCCATCGACGCCACCGTCAGCACCTTCAAGACATGGCCGACGCTGGGGAAAAGCTCCTGGCCGGCGCGGCCGTGGTACACCATGTTGCCGCTCTGCGCCACCTCGCACATGGCCGCTTGCAGGGTGATGCGATAAAGCCGCGCGCTTTCGAGCCAGCGTTCCCACCAGCGCCCTTCGGTCTCCAAGACCTCGGTGAACTTGGCTTCTGGAATGCCGTAGCGTCGGCTCGCCTCGATCAGCACCTCGCGATTGATGCAGCGGTAGCCCAGTGCAGCGGCAACTTTGTCGGCGATGGCACTCCCGCCGGTAAACGCCGCGTGAGAGATGGTTACGATGGCCATAACGTGACTCCTCCAATTTTCTAGGAAACCGCCGGTTTTCTCTGAGATCAGTATGACCTGAATTCATCGGTGTCAACTGACGCCGTATAGGCGCGCGCAATTGTCCCATAGAATCTTTTTTCGCGACGCGCTCGTCATATCCACCGCCATGAAATGATTGACCGCGTCGGGCCAATGGGAGTCGGCATGCGGATAATCGGTAGAAATCACCACGTTGTCGTCGCCGATGCGCTTGACGACATCGCCGACCAAATCCTCCTCGACGTCGACCGAGATATAGCATTGGCGCAGAAAGTAATCGCTCGGCTTCATGCTCATCGACTCATTGCAGTAGTCTTTGCGCATTTCCCAGCGCTCGTCCAAGCGATACAACGCCCACGGCAGCCAGCTGCAGTTGCCTTCGAGAAACGCCACGCGTAATTTTGGGAAGCGCTCCAAGACGCCGCCGGCGCAGAAACTGCCGACCGCGAGCATGAGCTCGATCGGATTGCGAAAGGCGTTGATCAGCACCGCTTCGTTGGCGTGGCCTTTGAAGCGATGGACGACTTGATCGGTGTTGGGATTGGCCGCCGGATGGAAACAGATCGGCACGCCGAGTTTTTCGGCTTCGCGCCAGACCGGGTCGTAGTAGCGGTCGTGAATATGCTTGCCGTTGGCCGGCTCGGGCACCAGGCATAGACCGATGGCACCCAGCTCGGTAATCGCCCGGCGCGTCTCGTCGACGGCCATGTCGACGTCGTGCAGCGTGATCAGCGCCGAGGGCCGCAGCCGCTTCGGATCGGTCTTGCAGAAATCCGCCATCCAATTGTTCCAGGCGCGGCAAAGATCGTTGGCGTACTCGGGCTCCAGGCTATCATCGCAGTGCAGCGGAAACGTGCGGAACAACACGGCGATGTCCAAGCCTTCGACGTCCATGGCTGCCAACTGCGACACCGAGTCGTAATCGCGCGCCAGCGGTTTGGCGTAGCGATGGGCCACTTCCGCCTCGCCCGGCGACGATTCTTGCACCGCGCTCTTCGGCGCCGTCGTGCTCAGCACTTGGGTGCCCGACGGCCGCAGCGGTTTGCCGTTGGCGAGGGAGAACTTGATCTGGCCGTGGCGCTTGCGCGGCTCGCCGCGCGGAATCCGATCGCCCCACTTGGGGTCCATGTATTTCAGGTAAAGATCGTGAGGCTCGAAGACATGCATGTCGCTGTCGAGAATCTTGTAACCGTCGCGCGCCATGAAGAGCACCTCCAATATTATTGCTTGATTCTTCTTGGCCTATAATCTTCCGCGCCGGTCCTGTCAACTGAATTTCTTGCGGGCAATGCTAGCGGAAACGCCGCCGAAGTTGCTTGACAAGATTGCGGCGAGCTGCAAAAGATTTCGCAGCAAATCCTGCGCAGCGAGCGAAAGTGATGGAGGCTTCGATGCTCACAAGAATGAAAAACGGCTTGGTGCTCACGTTTTCGGCAGTTGCCATTTTACTAGGCGTTGTCGGTCTCGGCACGGCGCAGACGCGCATTTCCGTCGGTGTGACCGAGACCATCGAAACCCACAACCCCTACGGCGACAGCGTTTCGCTCTTGTACGGCATTTGGAGCGAGATCACCGGCCCATTTTGCACCTACAACTACGGCAAAGGCGATTTCGAAGGGCGCCTAGCCGAGCGTTGGAAGGTGGAAAACCCGACCACCTGGCTTTTCTATTTGAACAAGAACTACAAGTTCAACGACGGTTCGCCGGTCACCGCCGACGACGTCATCCACTCGATCATGAACCGCGTGATCAAAGACCCGCAGTCAAAGCAGAAAGCCTCCGTCGCCCCTTCGGTCGTGAACGTTGAAGCGGTCGACAAACTGACCGTCAAGGTGACCACCGACAAACCGACGGCGCCGCTGCTGTCGTTTTTTTGCGACCGTTTGATCATTACCAGCAAAGCGATGTTCGATAAGTACGGCCGCGACGTCGCCGACAAGGAACATATGCTCGGCGCGGGGCCCTATCGCTTAAAGGAGCTGATTCCCGGCCAGCGTTTGGTCATTGCCAAGAACCCCAATCACCCCGACGCCAAGAGAAACCCGCGCGCGCCCGACGAAGTCGTCTACCGCGTCATGCGCGAGCCCGAGCAGCGTGTGACCGCGCTATTAAATGACGAAATCCAAATCGGCCAGTTCGTGCCGCCGCACATGCGCGCCCGTGTCGAGGGGAACAAAAACTTGAAGATCACGCCGGTGGATTCGGTGGAGATCATGTTTCTCGCCATGCAGCCGAAGCCGCCGTTCGACAAGAAGGAAGTCCGCCAAGCGGTTTGTCACGCGATCAACCGCGATCAAATCATCGGCACGCTCTTGGAAGGCTTTGCCAGCCGGCTCGACGGTCCTTTGGGGCCGGGACAATACGGCTATGATCCCAATCTCAAGCCAAAGCTCAACCACGATCCCGAACGGGCAAAAAAACTCTTAGCACAAGCCGGTTTCCCCAATGGCATCGATGCCGAGCTACAAACTCCGGTGGGCCGCTACACCCTCGACAAGCAGCTCACCGAAGCGATGATTCCGATGCTTAACAACGTTGGCATTCGCGCCAAGCTCGCCACCCCCGAATGGGCGACACTGTGGGCCAACGTGCAAAAAGGCACCGTGCCGTTCTACTACATGGGCCGCGGTTCGATCCAAGACCCGAGCGCCGCGCTGCATCAGTATTTTCATACCGGCGAGACGCCGCGCATCGGCTACTCAAATCCGAAAGTCGACGAGCTGCTCGATAAAGAACAACAGGAGTTCGATCCAAAGAAACGCCGGCAATACTTGTCGCAAGCCATGAGCATCATCACCGAAGATGCGCCGGCCTGTTTTATGTGGCGCCACAAGCTACTTTGGGGCATGAACAGCCGCGTCGATTACAAGCCACTGCCCGACTCGCGCATTTATGCCATCGACATGACGGTGAAAAAGTAGCGGATGGGAAGACCTCAATGGCCACTCAGATCATCGACGTTCACGCCCACCTCTACCCCGCCGGCTGTTTTACCGAGGTGTTGCGCGACCGCAGCGAGTTCAAGCTGCTCGACAACCCGCGCGGGCAACAACTGCTTTACCGCGGCAGCCACGTGATGTCGTTGCCCAGCGAGCAAGATGATTTGACCAAGCGTCTGGCTTCAATGGACGAAGCCAGCATAGAGACGGCCATTCTCTCTGTGGGTGCGCTGAATATCGGTTGGGCGGGCAGGCGGGAAGAAGCCGCCGCGCGGCTGATCAACGACGGCCTCGCCGCTGCTTGCAAGCAGCATCCGTCGCGCTTTCGTTTCGTCGCCGTGCTGCCGACGAGCAACCCAGCCGAAATGACAAGTGAGCTGGATCGCGCCCTCGCCCTTGGCGCTGCCGGTGTCGGCATCGCCACCAACATCGGCGACTTTCAGTTGCACGCACCGGAGGTGCGCCACTTCTGGCAGGAAATGCACCGGCGCGAGCTCATGGTGCTGGTCCATCCAACCACGCCCTGCGATGCGCCGCAGAACGATCCGGGAACGTTTCTTTCGGTAGGATATCCTAACGAAACCGCCATGGCAGCGACCAAGCTCGCGCTCACGGGCGTGCTCGCCGAGTGTCCGGACGTCAAGATCGTCTGGTCGCATCTGGGCGGCGGCCTGCCGATGATCCTGGATCGCATTGACCGCGGTTATCAGCGGTTTTCCAGTTGCCCGCATCC includes:
- a CDS encoding BON domain-containing protein, whose product is MAIVTISHAAFTGGSAIADKVAAALGYRCINREVLIEASRRYGIPEAKFTEVLETEGRWWERWLESARLYRITLQAAMCEVAQSGNMVYHGRAGQELFPSVGHVLKVLTVASMDFRIDQVNKRQGMDAERARQYLKDLDRVRSRRLRSLFSVDWLDPQGYDLVINTTRVSVDMAVDMIITATKRAEFQSTPISEKAFRELTVSARVQAALVTSAKTRNIVLNVRSDEGRVSITGILADAELEKEIVRIAKAVPGVTEVVTDIEPPPIEYMHP
- a CDS encoding amidohydrolase, which gives rise to MATQIIDVHAHLYPAGCFTEVLRDRSEFKLLDNPRGQQLLYRGSHVMSLPSEQDDLTKRLASMDEASIETAILSVGALNIGWAGRREEAAARLINDGLAAACKQHPSRFRFVAVLPTSNPAEMTSELDRALALGAAGVGIATNIGDFQLHAPEVRHFWQEMHRRELMVLVHPTTPCDAPQNDPGTFLSVGYPNETAMAATKLALTGVLAECPDVKIVWSHLGGGLPMILDRIDRGYQRFSSCPHPPGFYLRRCYFDTACAHVPALHCARATWGVNTLVFGTDVPHVPNTEKETFAALQQTGWVQSELDDILGGTARRLMA
- a CDS encoding peptide ABC transporter substrate-binding protein, encoding MMEASMLTRMKNGLVLTFSAVAILLGVVGLGTAQTRISVGVTETIETHNPYGDSVSLLYGIWSEITGPFCTYNYGKGDFEGRLAERWKVENPTTWLFYLNKNYKFNDGSPVTADDVIHSIMNRVIKDPQSKQKASVAPSVVNVEAVDKLTVKVTTDKPTAPLLSFFCDRLIITSKAMFDKYGRDVADKEHMLGAGPYRLKELIPGQRLVIAKNPNHPDAKRNPRAPDEVVYRVMREPEQRVTALLNDEIQIGQFVPPHMRARVEGNKNLKITPVDSVEIMFLAMQPKPPFDKKEVRQAVCHAINRDQIIGTLLEGFASRLDGPLGPGQYGYDPNLKPKLNHDPERAKKLLAQAGFPNGIDAELQTPVGRYTLDKQLTEAMIPMLNNVGIRAKLATPEWATLWANVQKGTVPFYYMGRGSIQDPSAALHQYFHTGETPRIGYSNPKVDELLDKEQQEFDPKKRRQYLSQAMSIITEDAPACFMWRHKLLWGMNSRVDYKPLPDSRIYAIDMTVKK